Proteins from one Chryseobacterium arthrosphaerae genomic window:
- a CDS encoding C-type lectin domain-containing protein, producing the protein MKKTILLFIIPCALNAQVGINTTAPTKSLDINGELRIRTLPIGVAADDILSTDTNGNVRKISRSDLGSGSSGFNSTILGYDPKPVATRPQPPGSVPGGGTAAELGCKKWSVNNHTYCAYQISQPINWFNAFSFGKQMGGYLVTMTNDAERAWVNTNIVNSGTGYNLANNIWIGFNKIKRPGNPDQLQWITGEEFKINWSTNPATTENWFNTGEPNNSNGVEGATHIFTSSANAERRWNDLDGTLTANSNVSMNQLIIEFNE; encoded by the coding sequence ATGAAAAAAACGATTCTACTTTTTATTATACCCTGCGCTTTAAATGCACAAGTTGGTATTAATACAACCGCTCCTACAAAATCACTCGACATCAACGGAGAATTACGGATCCGCACTTTACCCATAGGCGTAGCGGCTGATGATATTCTCTCTACAGACACAAATGGAAATGTAAGAAAGATATCCAGAAGTGATCTCGGCAGTGGGTCATCAGGATTTAACAGTACCATATTAGGTTATGATCCCAAACCGGTTGCTACAAGGCCTCAACCACCCGGATCAGTACCGGGAGGAGGAACAGCGGCAGAACTGGGATGTAAAAAATGGTCAGTGAATAATCATACATATTGTGCCTATCAAATTTCACAGCCTATCAACTGGTTTAACGCATTCAGCTTCGGAAAACAAATGGGAGGTTATCTGGTAACCATGACTAATGATGCGGAAAGGGCCTGGGTAAATACTAATATCGTAAACTCAGGAACAGGATATAACCTGGCCAATAACATATGGATTGGTTTCAATAAAATCAAGAGACCCGGAAATCCGGATCAGCTTCAATGGATTACCGGAGAAGAATTCAAAATCAACTGGTCTACCAATCCTGCAACAACAGAAAACTGGTTTAATACCGGAGAACCCAATAACTCTAACGGAGTTGAAGGAGCCACCCATATATTTACAAGTTCAGCCAATGCTGAAAGAAGATGGAATGATCTTGACGGTACACTGACTGCCAATTCCAATGTTTCTATGAACCAACTCATCATTGAGTTTAATGAATAA
- a CDS encoding UDP-N-acetylmuramate--L-alanine ligase, whose product MKTHFIAIGGSAMHNLAIALKDKGYQVTGSDDAIFEPSKSRLEKKGILPQEMGWFPEKITPDIDAVILGMHAHQDNPELARAKELGLKIYSYPEFLYEQSKNKTRVVIAGSHGKTTITSMILHVLNFHSKDVDFMVGAQLEGFDCMVKLTQDNDFMVLEGDEYLSSPIDLRSKFLLYQPNIALMSGIAWDHINVFKTFDDYIEQFRKFVASITAGGVLVYNEEDPEVVKVVENAENYFRKIPYKTPEYEINNGKVYLKTEMGDVPLSVFGAHNLLNLEGARHICQQLGIMDEDFYEAIMSFKGASKRLEKVEREDKGTLYKDFAHAPSKVKAAVKAFKEQFKNEKKYGFLELHTYSSLNPAFLEQYDHAMDGLDEAVVFYSEDALKIKRMEPISPEFIKEKFKNESLRVFTNAEDLHAYWNTLDKTDGVYLMMSSGNFGGLDLTK is encoded by the coding sequence TTGAAAACCCACTTCATTGCCATTGGCGGCAGCGCCATGCACAATCTTGCCATCGCATTAAAAGATAAAGGATACCAGGTTACCGGTTCAGATGATGCGATCTTTGAACCATCAAAATCAAGACTGGAGAAAAAGGGAATACTGCCTCAGGAAATGGGCTGGTTCCCGGAAAAAATAACTCCGGATATTGATGCTGTCATTCTTGGGATGCACGCCCATCAGGATAACCCTGAGCTGGCAAGAGCAAAGGAACTGGGTCTGAAAATATATTCGTATCCTGAATTCCTGTACGAGCAGTCTAAAAATAAAACAAGAGTTGTCATTGCAGGATCTCACGGGAAAACAACGATTACTTCAATGATCCTTCATGTCCTGAATTTCCACAGCAAAGATGTGGATTTTATGGTAGGAGCACAACTGGAAGGTTTCGACTGTATGGTAAAGCTTACTCAGGACAATGACTTTATGGTGCTGGAAGGAGACGAATACCTTTCCTCCCCTATTGACCTGCGTTCAAAATTCTTACTATACCAACCGAATATTGCTTTGATGAGCGGTATTGCATGGGACCATATCAATGTTTTCAAAACGTTTGATGATTATATTGAGCAGTTCAGGAAGTTTGTGGCAAGCATTACTGCCGGAGGCGTTCTTGTCTATAATGAAGAAGACCCCGAGGTAGTGAAGGTAGTGGAAAATGCAGAAAACTACTTCAGGAAGATCCCTTATAAAACTCCGGAATATGAGATCAATAACGGGAAAGTATATTTAAAAACCGAAATGGGAGATGTTCCTCTTTCTGTTTTCGGTGCCCACAACCTGCTGAACCTTGAAGGAGCCAGACATATCTGCCAGCAGCTGGGAATCATGGATGAGGATTTCTACGAAGCGATCATGAGTTTCAAAGGAGCTTCCAAACGTCTTGAAAAAGTGGAAAGAGAAGATAAAGGAACCCTTTATAAAGATTTTGCCCATGCACCGAGTAAAGTAAAAGCTGCTGTAAAAGCTTTCAAAGAACAGTTTAAGAATGAAAAGAAATACGGATTCCTGGAACTTCATACCTATTCAAGTTTAAATCCTGCTTTCCTTGAACAGTATGATCACGCTATGGACGGTTTGGATGAAGCTGTTGTTTTCTATTCCGAAGATGCCCTGAAGATCAAAAGAATGGAACCTATCTCTCCTGAATTCATCAAAGAGAAATTCAAAAATGAAAGCTTAAGGGTATTCACCAATGCAGAAGATCTTCACGCCTATTGGAATACTCTGGATAAAACAGATGGAGTCTATCTGATGATGAGCTCCGGAAACTTCGGAGGGCTGGATCTGACGAAATAA
- a CDS encoding lysophospholipid acyltransferase family protein, which yields MAKKNIFTDAFGTPYFLKRFIIFILGVVSYRRFNGFNKLKITGTEHLVDLPDSNVLFVSNHQTYFADVAAMYHAFCAVNNGYLNTIKNPIYLLNPKIDFYYVAAEETMNKGILPKIFKIAGAVTVKRTWRAEGKTVNRMVDMSEVDNIMKALDNGWVATFPQGTTSAFAQGRRGTAKLVKNQRPIVIPIKINGFRRAFDKKGLRVKVTGVKPTMEFKAPLDIDYDNEKAPEILLKIMTAIEQTEDFNLLHSYDEELKAKKLEQKDSNN from the coding sequence ATGGCGAAGAAAAATATTTTCACCGATGCATTCGGTACCCCTTATTTTTTGAAAAGGTTTATTATTTTTATCTTGGGAGTTGTATCCTACAGAAGGTTTAATGGCTTTAATAAACTGAAAATTACCGGCACAGAGCATCTTGTGGATCTTCCGGATTCCAATGTATTGTTTGTGTCTAATCATCAGACTTATTTTGCAGATGTTGCTGCCATGTACCATGCTTTCTGTGCCGTAAACAACGGATATTTAAATACCATTAAAAATCCGATCTATCTTTTGAATCCCAAGATTGATTTTTACTATGTTGCAGCTGAAGAAACCATGAATAAAGGTATTCTTCCTAAAATTTTTAAGATTGCAGGTGCTGTAACGGTAAAAAGAACCTGGAGAGCTGAAGGGAAAACCGTCAACAGGATGGTAGATATGAGTGAAGTAGACAATATCATGAAGGCACTGGATAATGGCTGGGTGGCTACTTTCCCGCAGGGAACAACATCCGCTTTTGCACAGGGACGAAGAGGAACCGCTAAACTGGTAAAAAATCAGCGTCCTATCGTAATCCCTATCAAGATCAACGGATTCAGAAGAGCTTTTGATAAAAAAGGACTTCGGGTAAAGGTTACCGGTGTAAAACCTACCATGGAGTTTAAGGCCCCCCTGGATATCGACTACGATAATGAAAAAGCACCGGAAATTTTACTGAAGATCATGACTGCCATTGAGCAGACTGAAGACTTCAACCTATTACACAGTTATGATGAAGAACTTAAAGCTAAAAAATTAGAACAAAAGGACTCAAATAATTAA
- a CDS encoding NUDIX hydrolase encodes MENFGKDLLRKIKSIELPGEHAHGIFSPPYRPVFTYDEVLAKNPKFAAVNIVLYLKDNEWYFPLIQRTINEHDRHSGQISLPGGKREEMDRDFAETAIRETSEEIGIDKHYVRIIREMSPIYIPPSNFYVYPYISYTRKNPAFILQQSEAVEVIEFPITSFLSLSDTPEIMALPSAGGKEVPVINFNGYIIWGATAMILSEFSQLLKKM; translated from the coding sequence ATGGAAAATTTTGGAAAAGATTTATTACGGAAAATAAAAAGTATAGAACTTCCCGGGGAACATGCCCATGGAATATTTTCCCCTCCCTACCGTCCTGTTTTCACCTACGATGAAGTGCTGGCCAAAAATCCCAAATTTGCTGCCGTCAATATTGTTTTGTACCTGAAGGATAACGAGTGGTATTTTCCATTGATCCAGAGAACCATCAATGAACACGACAGGCACAGCGGACAGATTTCTTTACCGGGCGGAAAACGTGAGGAAATGGACCGGGACTTTGCTGAGACGGCTATTCGTGAAACTTCTGAAGAAATAGGCATTGATAAACATTATGTACGGATCATCAGGGAAATGTCTCCCATCTATATTCCGCCGAGCAACTTTTATGTATATCCCTATATTTCATATACCAGAAAGAATCCCGCATTTATTTTACAGCAGAGTGAAGCGGTGGAAGTTATCGAATTTCCCATTACTTCATTTCTAAGCCTTTCAGACACTCCTGAAATTATGGCACTTCCGAGTGCGGGCGGAAAAGAAGTTCCTGTCATCAACTTTAACGGATACATTATCTGGGGTGCTACAGCGATGATATTAAGTGAATTCAGCCAGTTGCTGAAAAAAATGTAA
- a CDS encoding OsmC family protein, with protein sequence MKNHHYKITTQWTGNKGTGTTGYRDYERSHTISAEHKAVIQGSSDPSFRGDRTKHNPEELFLSSLSSCHMLWYLHFCSEAGIIVTEYTDEATGIMEETTNGSGHFTEAVLHPAVTVTEESMIERAKELHHKANEYCFIANSVNFPVKHIATVTVK encoded by the coding sequence ATGAAAAATCACCATTACAAAATTACCACTCAGTGGACAGGAAATAAGGGAACTGGAACCACCGGTTACAGGGATTATGAAAGAAGCCATACTATTTCGGCAGAGCATAAAGCTGTCATTCAGGGATCTTCTGATCCTTCATTCCGTGGGGACAGAACCAAACATAATCCTGAAGAGCTGTTTCTTTCTTCGCTTTCATCATGCCATATGCTATGGTATCTGCACTTCTGCTCAGAAGCCGGGATTATCGTTACAGAATATACGGATGAAGCAACGGGCATTATGGAAGAAACAACCAATGGAAGCGGGCATTTCACTGAAGCAGTCCTGCATCCTGCTGTCACAGTAACAGAAGAATCAATGATTGAAAGAGCAAAAGAACTTCATCATAAAGCTAACGAATATTGTTTCATCGCCAATTCTGTTAATTTTCCGGTGAAACATATTGCTACTGTAACGGTTAAATAA
- a CDS encoding Rne/Rng family ribonuclease has translation MKKELIVSHEDDLTKIALLEDGRLCELHEQEDKSDFIVGDLFIGKVKKLAPNLNAAFVNIGYDKDAFLHYQDLGPQYLTYRKFLKDTISKKQSTSSLKNFEIQPEIDKNGTVDKVIAKDDLVLLQITKEPISTKGPRISTQISLTGRFLVLIPFDNKVSISKKIRSSEEKERLRTLIDSIKPEGFGVIIRTVAEGKKVADLHNDMNQLVQKWESTFKNIQRNKVPSKVLSEEDKASAILRDNFNQDFVNIICDDEQMVGEMKNYIEVIAPEKKNIVQFYDSHIPLLEYYNVEKQLKQSFGKHVNIPSSKGAYLVIEHTEALHVVDVNSGNNITTGTAVNKEHALKVNKMAATEIARQLRLRDMGGIIVIDFIDMPNSEHRRDLYEHLKEEMKRDKARHKILPPSKFGLIQITRQRNRPEKQIETKEENPNKDGEIVAPIVIVERMGETLRNILQKEKGKIYLHVHPFVEAYLTKGIKSIQMKWFIKYKKWVTIVPRDSFKYLEYKIYNSKKEELIEFSN, from the coding sequence ATGAAGAAAGAACTAATAGTTTCGCATGAAGATGATCTTACAAAGATTGCACTGCTGGAAGACGGAAGACTATGTGAACTTCATGAGCAAGAAGACAAAAGCGATTTTATAGTTGGAGATCTGTTTATAGGAAAAGTAAAAAAACTGGCACCCAATCTGAATGCTGCATTCGTCAACATCGGATATGATAAAGATGCATTCCTGCATTATCAGGACCTGGGGCCCCAATATCTTACATACAGAAAGTTTTTAAAAGATACTATTTCTAAAAAACAAAGCACTTCAAGCTTAAAAAATTTCGAGATACAACCCGAAATAGACAAAAACGGAACAGTAGATAAAGTGATCGCCAAAGACGATCTGGTTCTGTTACAGATTACTAAAGAACCTATATCTACAAAAGGCCCAAGAATTTCTACCCAGATCTCTCTGACAGGACGTTTTCTGGTACTGATTCCTTTCGACAACAAGGTTTCAATATCCAAAAAAATCAGAAGTTCTGAAGAAAAAGAAAGACTGAGAACCCTGATTGACAGCATTAAACCTGAAGGTTTCGGGGTCATCATCAGAACAGTGGCCGAAGGAAAAAAAGTAGCCGACCTTCACAATGATATGAACCAGCTGGTTCAGAAATGGGAAAGCACTTTTAAAAACATCCAGAGAAATAAGGTTCCATCTAAAGTTTTAAGCGAAGAAGACAAGGCTTCAGCTATTTTAAGAGACAATTTTAACCAGGACTTCGTCAATATCATCTGTGATGACGAGCAGATGGTAGGTGAAATGAAAAATTACATTGAAGTAATTGCTCCTGAAAAGAAAAATATTGTCCAGTTTTATGATTCTCATATTCCTCTTCTGGAATATTACAATGTTGAAAAACAACTTAAACAGAGCTTTGGAAAACACGTTAATATTCCAAGTTCTAAAGGCGCTTATCTTGTTATTGAGCACACAGAAGCTCTTCACGTCGTAGACGTTAATTCCGGGAATAATATTACCACCGGAACCGCTGTCAATAAAGAACACGCACTGAAAGTGAACAAAATGGCAGCTACCGAGATCGCAAGGCAGCTTCGCCTCCGTGATATGGGAGGAATCATTGTGATTGACTTCATCGACATGCCGAATTCTGAACATAGAAGAGATCTCTATGAACATCTAAAAGAGGAAATGAAGCGCGACAAGGCTCGCCATAAAATACTTCCTCCAAGTAAATTTGGACTGATCCAGATCACCAGACAAAGAAACCGTCCGGAAAAGCAGATCGAAACCAAAGAAGAAAACCCGAACAAAGACGGAGAAATTGTAGCTCCGATCGTAATCGTGGAAAGAATGGGTGAAACTTTAAGAAACATCCTGCAGAAAGAAAAAGGAAAAATCTACCTGCACGTACACCCTTTCGTAGAAGCCTATTTAACCAAAGGCATCAAAAGCATCCAGATGAAATGGTTTATCAAATACAAAAAGTGGGTAACCATTGTACCAAGGGATTCTTTTAAATATTTAGAATACAAAATCTACAATTCCAAAAAAGAAGAATTGATAGAATTCTCTAATTAA
- a CDS encoding HU family DNA-binding protein, translating into MTKAELVNTISNKLGTEKNETQKVVEAFMQEIRTSMYNGDNVYLRGFGSFIIKTRAAKTGRNISKNTAIEIPAHNIPAFKPSKSFVEKVKTKVAVK; encoded by the coding sequence ATGACAAAGGCAGAATTGGTAAACACCATCTCAAATAAGTTGGGAACAGAAAAGAATGAAACACAGAAAGTTGTAGAAGCTTTTATGCAGGAGATCAGAACTTCTATGTATAATGGGGATAACGTTTATCTGAGAGGTTTTGGATCTTTTATCATTAAAACAAGAGCTGCTAAAACAGGAAGAAATATTTCTAAGAATACTGCAATTGAGATTCCTGCTCATAACATTCCTGCTTTCAAACCTTCAAAGTCTTTTGTAGAGAAAGTAAAAACTAAAGTTGCAGTAAAATAA
- a CDS encoding response regulator transcription factor: MSKILSNTVRFSIADSDFYFKKIMIKTLMENPFYMLLNDCNNGHELVNRIYRRQEDVFIIELFMPVLSGIEAIKYIRKNNSETPIITYSGTYQEDMADILAKIPNIYYCEKKSTIIKDIIKGSIASEEFDYQAYSKEWEQQPLAVQEYMDRQKKGQEELSPAEIQLMRFCYEGFSNKEIAEKLNLSTRTIDTYINRLTEKLGLKTKLHLIRFCVENGYYNSSM; this comes from the coding sequence ATGAGTAAAATATTATCTAATACCGTGCGTTTCTCAATTGCAGACAGTGATTTTTATTTTAAGAAAATAATGATCAAAACACTGATGGAGAATCCTTTTTATATGCTTCTGAACGACTGTAATAATGGGCATGAACTTGTGAACAGAATCTACAGAAGACAGGAAGATGTGTTCATCATCGAATTGTTTATGCCGGTATTAAGCGGAATTGAAGCTATCAAATACATCAGAAAAAATAATTCTGAAACACCTATTATCACGTATTCCGGCACCTACCAGGAAGACATGGCAGATATTCTGGCCAAAATACCCAATATCTATTATTGTGAGAAAAAGAGCACCATCATTAAAGATATTATCAAAGGCAGCATAGCTTCTGAAGAGTTTGATTACCAAGCCTACTCCAAAGAATGGGAACAGCAGCCCCTTGCAGTGCAGGAGTATATGGACAGGCAGAAAAAGGGACAGGAAGAGCTTTCCCCGGCCGAAATACAGCTGATGAGATTCTGCTATGAAGGGTTCAGCAACAAAGAAATTGCGGAAAAACTTAATCTGAGTACAAGAACTATTGACACTTACATCAACCGTCTTACAGAAAAGCTTGGCCTGAAAACAAAACTTCACCTGATCCGTTTCTGTGTGGAAAACGGATACTATAATTCAAGTATGTAG
- the tssO gene encoding type VI secretion system TssO translates to MSSNREKKLNKSDVRIGIWKFILSFAILSVVSFACLFLFFKSYDIQREGISKDSEAYKELMLRSDVLKNQVDEIYDKMAQLSLNKVENEVFLRTSIMDNVRDVKNIMKADSVQNFKHYAVLMKQIEPMLKLKADIMVVESRKKFAKRDLEDCMNKIDRANSELRKDPTRNFTGSKRRR, encoded by the coding sequence ATGTCTTCGAACAGGGAAAAAAAATTAAACAAATCTGACGTCAGAATAGGCATTTGGAAGTTTATTCTGTCTTTTGCTATTTTGTCAGTAGTATCATTCGCATGTCTGTTTCTCTTCTTTAAGAGCTACGACATACAGCGGGAAGGGATCAGCAAGGACTCTGAAGCCTACAAAGAACTGATGCTCCGGAGCGACGTGCTGAAAAATCAAGTTGACGAAATCTATGATAAAATGGCCCAGCTTAGTCTTAATAAGGTGGAAAATGAGGTTTTTCTCAGAACCAGTATTATGGATAACGTAAGAGACGTTAAAAATATTATGAAAGCAGACAGTGTTCAGAATTTTAAACATTATGCTGTACTGATGAAACAGATAGAACCCATGCTGAAATTAAAAGCAGACATCATGGTTGTGGAATCCCGCAAAAAATTTGCGAAAAGGGATCTTGAAGACTGTATGAACAAAATAGACAGAGCCAACAGCGAGCTTAGAAAGGATCCTACAAGAAATTTTACAGGAAGTAAAAGAAGAAGATAA
- a CDS encoding type VI secretion system transmembrane protein TssO: protein MQGQITLSKKERHYQFFYLILMLITAMIFLGIIFLKGFVSPFSDEDVRGIQNLEQKAEFEQHQKVILPIMDSTYTMITKLTTDGPQPFAENNIQLGVNDLNSYFSNNNVIDIRKDAYPQIAKFYKMYFEDKKVIATTTEDIKIFEKQVEDCRIGFKDKQNKIYEREKDLKARTQ from the coding sequence ATGCAAGGACAAATCACATTATCTAAAAAGGAAAGGCATTATCAGTTTTTTTATTTAATACTGATGCTGATCACTGCCATGATATTTTTGGGCATCATTTTTCTGAAAGGATTTGTATCTCCTTTTTCTGATGAAGATGTAAGAGGAATCCAGAACCTGGAACAGAAAGCTGAATTTGAACAGCACCAAAAAGTTATTTTACCGATCATGGACAGCACTTATACTATGATCACCAAACTTACGACTGACGGCCCGCAGCCTTTTGCTGAAAATAATATCCAGTTGGGAGTGAATGATCTTAACAGCTATTTCAGCAACAATAACGTCATCGATATTCGAAAGGACGCCTATCCTCAGATTGCCAAATTTTACAAAATGTATTTTGAAGACAAAAAGGTAATTGCAACAACCACAGAAGATATTAAGATCTTTGAAAAGCAGGTGGAAGACTGTAGAATCGGATTTAAAGATAAACAGAACAAAATTTACGAACGCGAAAAAGACCTGAAGGCAAGAACGCAGTAG
- a CDS encoding PKD domain-containing protein, translating to MNYFQKNKKNIIIGVIATLLIAALVALWLQKKVIHSADDIVGVVYPNSLAVGDTLLFEDKTQFAKTKRWNFGDGTTSDKSNGIHFYNKPGYYQVSLIIDNKYTKSFPVMVNARSIQKAKDTAQIKTTIEAPAQAMQNENVSFRAVSEAKSFAWKFGETGGTDAKEKFAIYSYKQPGDYLVTLLTEENENPVYHRIKILPAYNALAEEEVSVEDSYAKIDDDFKYHLQQIANGNSFNMHYNYLLKTYLCNNENTVVKVNDSKVNNFYMYCAGLQFDKNTVIQTVKVNFDDKQNCVTKVDINQSK from the coding sequence ATGAATTATTTTCAAAAGAACAAGAAGAACATTATTATTGGTGTTATAGCAACATTGCTCATTGCGGCACTGGTTGCTTTGTGGCTGCAGAAAAAAGTGATTCACTCTGCCGATGATATTGTTGGAGTGGTTTACCCTAACTCTCTGGCAGTAGGAGATACCCTTTTATTTGAAGATAAAACCCAATTTGCAAAAACCAAAAGATGGAATTTCGGAGACGGTACAACTTCTGATAAAAGCAATGGTATACACTTCTACAATAAACCCGGATATTACCAGGTAAGTTTGATCATAGACAACAAGTATACGAAGTCTTTCCCGGTAATGGTAAACGCAAGAAGCATCCAGAAAGCCAAAGATACGGCACAGATCAAAACAACGATTGAGGCGCCGGCTCAGGCTATGCAGAATGAAAATGTGTCTTTCCGCGCCGTTTCAGAAGCTAAATCGTTTGCATGGAAATTCGGGGAAACAGGAGGTACGGATGCCAAAGAAAAATTTGCTATTTATTCTTATAAACAGCCGGGAGATTATCTGGTAACCCTGCTTACCGAAGAAAATGAAAACCCTGTCTACCACCGCATCAAAATTCTTCCTGCTTATAATGCCCTTGCGGAAGAAGAGGTATCTGTAGAAGATTCTTATGCCAAAATAGATGATGATTTCAAATACCACCTGCAGCAGATTGCTAACGGAAACAGCTTCAATATGCACTACAACTACCTGCTGAAAACTTATCTGTGTAACAATGAAAATACAGTGGTGAAAGTAAATGACAGCAAGGTAAACAATTTTTATATGTATTGTGCAGGCCTTCAGTTTGACAAGAATACCGTAATTCAGACTGTAAAAGTGAATTTCGATGATAAGCAGAATTGCGTAACGAAAGTAGATATCAACCAAAGCAAATAA